From Lycium ferocissimum isolate CSIRO_LF1 chromosome 12, AGI_CSIRO_Lferr_CH_V1, whole genome shotgun sequence, one genomic window encodes:
- the LOC132039721 gene encoding probable anion transporter 5: MGSSRIPKRYLIVFLTFICTSVCYIERVGFSIAYTAAADAVGVNQSSKGVILSTFYYGYACSQVPGGWAAQKIGGRRVLLLSFLLWSLTCAFVPLDPNRTMVLVIARLLVGVAQGFIFPSIHTVLAQWVPPHERSRSVSFTTSGMYLGAAMGMLMLPSLVKYRGPQSVFLCEAALGAMWSLLWFSYAADPPRSEHPKATASGFGETLLPLKGSSKLKSEKTQTIPWKRIVMSLPVWAIVVNNFTFHYALYVLMNWLPTYFELGLGISLQEMGSSKMMPYLNMFIFSNIGGVIADHFVTRRILSITKTRKVLNTVGFIIASLALMALPYFRTPGGALFCSSVALGFLALGRAGFAVNHMDIAPRYAGIIMGVSNTAGTLAGIVGVDLTGRLLEAAKDAQLDLTSPESWTSVFSIPGLLCVFSSFVFLVLSTGERIFD, from the coding sequence ATGGGGAGCAGTCGAATTCCAAAGCGCtatttgattgtatttttgaCCTTCATCTGCACTTCCGTCTGCTACATAGAGCGGGTGGGTTTCTCTATTGCGTATACTGCTGCTGCTGATGCTGTAGGAGTAAATCAGAGTAGCAAAGGGgtaattctgtcaactttttacTATGGATATGCGTGCTCACAAGTACCGGGTGGTTGGGCAGCTCAAAAAATCGGTGGACGGCGGGTGCTACTCCTTTCTTTTCTATTATGGTCTTTGACATGTGCTTTTGTACCACTCGACCCAAACCGAACAATGGTCCTGGTAATAGCCCGCTTGCTCGTCGGCGTGGCCCAAGGTTTCATCTTTCCGTCCATCCACACCGTCCTTGCACAGTGGGTCCCGCCGCATGAAAGATCAAGATCCGTTTCCTTTACGACTTCCGGAATGTACTTAGGTGCAGCTATGGGAATGCTTATGCTTCCTAGTCTGGTGAAGTATCGAGGCCCGCAATCTGTATTTCTTTGTGAAGCGGCTTTAGGTGCAATGTGGTCCCTACTCTGGTTCAGTTATGCAGCCGATCCACCTCGTTCCGAGCATCCGAAAGCAACTGCCTCGGGATTCGGGGAAACCTTACTGCCCCTCAAAGGGAGTTCAAAGTTGAAATCAGAGAAAACTCAAACAATCCCTTGGAAACGAATTGTCATGAGCTTACCGGTTTGGGCAATTGTTGTGAATAATTTCACCTTTCATTATGCTCTTTACGTGCTCATGAACTGGCTTCCCACATACTTCGAGTTGGGCCTCGGAATCAGCCTTCAAGAAATGGGTTCTTCAAAAATGATGCCCTACTTAAACATGTTTATATTCTCAAATATTGGAGGAGTGATCGCGGATCATTTCGTCACGAGGAGAATCTTGTCTATAACCAAAACCAGAAAAGTTTTAAACACAGTGGGTTTCATCATAGCTTCTCTTGCACTGATGGCTCTACCTTACTTTAGAACACCTGGCGGGGCCCTGTTCTGTTCCTCCGTGGCTCTTGGTTTCTTGGCGTTAGGAAGAGCGGGTTTTGCAGTTAATCACATGGATATTGCTCCAAGGTATGCTGGAATTATTATGGGAGTTTCGAATACAGCTGGTACATTAGCTGGTATCGTTGGTGTTGATCTCACTGGTCGACTACTCGAAGCTGCTAAAGACGCACAGTTGGATCTTACAAGTCCGGAAAGCTGGACATCAGTTTTTTCCATTCCGGGGTTGCTCTGCGTTTTCAGTTCTTTCGTTTTTCTAGTACTATCAACCGGGGAGAGAATTTTCGACTAA
- the LOC132039033 gene encoding transcription factor bHLH122-like isoform X1 → MDHRSNQQQQMTSGLTRYRSAPSSYFSNLLNSNDNPGGVVAGGGGGNCGYARDDFDQLLNPRASNNTGIKQVFDRFVANIGPQDLNPNGLIGDTQQIQQNPMSNMKQELEAQQQQMNQNAQFIAPVKQEITQQNSDYSLASQMNYQNQAQAQQNQNSADFTSAMDSFSRYLGSVDSNRLNQTKMDGGFGAGSSNSNLARYNSSPAGFFAQVNIEHEYGALRGMGNYGAGSSQVALSSGQPHSSGLLAPISEFGAKSIEESRQGNESFGKGHKNDESYMTGFPMPTWDDSQILTDDFLQVPEDDEAGQFSNVNAPDNQSSEGRARPPPLLSQMSLPQTSAELSAMEKLLQDSVPCKVRAKRGCATHPRSIAERVRRTRISERMRKLQELVPNMDKVILTTNFSQNMNVSRFYKNADGCVSDPPKQTNTADMLDFAADYIKELETQVKALSETRSKCTCSPK, encoded by the exons ATGGATCATAGAAGTAATCAGCAGCAACAAATGACATCTGGTTTAACTCGATATCGATCCGcgccaagttcttatttttccaACCTATTGAATAGTAATGATAATCCAGGTGGTGTTGTtgctggtggtggtggtgggaaTTGTGGTTATGCAAGAGATGATTTTGATCAGTTGCTCAATCCTCGCGCTTCGAATAATACTGGTATAAAGCAAGTTTTTGATAGATTTGTAGCTAATATTGGTCCTCAAGATTTGAATCCGAATGGCCTAATTGGCGATACTCAGCAAATTCAGCAAAATCCAATGAGCAATATGAAACAAGAACTTGAAGCTCAGCAACAGCAGATGAATCAGAATGCACAGTTTATTGCACCTGTGAAACAAGAAATTACTCAGCAGAATAGTGATTATTCATTGGCTTCGCAGATGAATTATCAAAATCAAGCTCAAGctcaacaaaatcaaaattcaGCAGACTTTACTTCAGCAATGGATAGTTTTTCCAGATATTTGGGTTCAGTAGATTCTAATCGTTTGAACCAGACGAAAATGGATGGTGGATTTGGTGCTGGTAGTAGTAATTCGAATCTTGCTCGTTATAACAGTTCGCCTGCTGGATTCTTTGCACAAGTTAATATTGAACATG AATATGGTGCATTGAGAGGCATGGGGAATTATGGAGCTGGTAGTAGTCAAGTGGCTCTCTCATCGGGACAACCTCATTCTTCGGGGCTATTAGCTCCAATCTCCGAATTTGGAGCTAAAAGCATAGAAGAGAGCAGACAAGGCAATGAAAGTTTTGGTAAAGGCCATAAAAACGATGAGAGTTACATGACAGGTTTCCCAATGCCTACTTGGGATGATTCACAAATTTTGACTGATGATTTCCTACAAGTGCCAGAAGATGATGAGGCCGGGCAATTCTCCAATGTAAATGCACCTGATAATCag AGCAGTGAAGGTCGAGCTCGTCCTCCCCCTCTATTGTCTCAAATGAGTTTACCTCAAACCTCCGCAGAGTTATCCGCCATGGAGAAACTCTTGCAAGATTCAGTACCTTGTAAAGTCAGAGCAAAGAGAGGTTGTGCCACTCATCCTCGTAGCATCGCCGAAAGG GTAAGAAGAACGCGAATAAGTGAAAGAATGAGGAAGCTGCAAGAGCTTGTCCCCAACATGGACAAGGTAATCTTAACtaccaatttttcccaaaatatgAATGTTTCTCGGTTCTACAAAAACGCCGACGGGTGCGTGTCTGATCCTCCAAAG CAAACAAACACAGCTGATATGTTGGACTTTGCAGCTGACTACATTAAAGAACTAGAGACACAAGTCAAG gCACTATCGGAAACACGTTCAAAGTGTACGTGCTCGCCTAAATAG
- the LOC132039033 gene encoding transcription factor bHLH122-like isoform X2: MDHRSNQQQQMTSGLTRYRSAPSSYFSNLLNSNDNPGGVVAGGGGGNCGYARDDFDQLLNPRASNNTGIKQVFDRFVANIGPQDLNPNGLIGDTQQIQQNPMSNMKQELEAQQQQMNQNAQFIAPVKQEITQQNSDYSLASQMNYQNQAQAQQNQNSADFTSAMDSFSRYLGSVDSNRLNQTKMDGGFGAGSSNSNLARYNSSPAGFFAQVNIEHEYGALRGMGNYGAGSSQVALSSGQPHSSGLLAPISEFGAKSIEESRQGNESFGKGHKNDESYMTGFPMPTWDDSQILTDDFLQVPEDDEAGQFSNVNAPDNQSSEGRARPPPLLSQMSLPQTSAELSAMEKLLQDSVPCKVRAKRGCATHPRSIAERVRRTRISERMRKLQELVPNMDKQTNTADMLDFAADYIKELETQVKALSETRSKCTCSPK, encoded by the exons ATGGATCATAGAAGTAATCAGCAGCAACAAATGACATCTGGTTTAACTCGATATCGATCCGcgccaagttcttatttttccaACCTATTGAATAGTAATGATAATCCAGGTGGTGTTGTtgctggtggtggtggtgggaaTTGTGGTTATGCAAGAGATGATTTTGATCAGTTGCTCAATCCTCGCGCTTCGAATAATACTGGTATAAAGCAAGTTTTTGATAGATTTGTAGCTAATATTGGTCCTCAAGATTTGAATCCGAATGGCCTAATTGGCGATACTCAGCAAATTCAGCAAAATCCAATGAGCAATATGAAACAAGAACTTGAAGCTCAGCAACAGCAGATGAATCAGAATGCACAGTTTATTGCACCTGTGAAACAAGAAATTACTCAGCAGAATAGTGATTATTCATTGGCTTCGCAGATGAATTATCAAAATCAAGCTCAAGctcaacaaaatcaaaattcaGCAGACTTTACTTCAGCAATGGATAGTTTTTCCAGATATTTGGGTTCAGTAGATTCTAATCGTTTGAACCAGACGAAAATGGATGGTGGATTTGGTGCTGGTAGTAGTAATTCGAATCTTGCTCGTTATAACAGTTCGCCTGCTGGATTCTTTGCACAAGTTAATATTGAACATG AATATGGTGCATTGAGAGGCATGGGGAATTATGGAGCTGGTAGTAGTCAAGTGGCTCTCTCATCGGGACAACCTCATTCTTCGGGGCTATTAGCTCCAATCTCCGAATTTGGAGCTAAAAGCATAGAAGAGAGCAGACAAGGCAATGAAAGTTTTGGTAAAGGCCATAAAAACGATGAGAGTTACATGACAGGTTTCCCAATGCCTACTTGGGATGATTCACAAATTTTGACTGATGATTTCCTACAAGTGCCAGAAGATGATGAGGCCGGGCAATTCTCCAATGTAAATGCACCTGATAATCag AGCAGTGAAGGTCGAGCTCGTCCTCCCCCTCTATTGTCTCAAATGAGTTTACCTCAAACCTCCGCAGAGTTATCCGCCATGGAGAAACTCTTGCAAGATTCAGTACCTTGTAAAGTCAGAGCAAAGAGAGGTTGTGCCACTCATCCTCGTAGCATCGCCGAAAGG GTAAGAAGAACGCGAATAAGTGAAAGAATGAGGAAGCTGCAAGAGCTTGTCCCCAACATGGACAAG CAAACAAACACAGCTGATATGTTGGACTTTGCAGCTGACTACATTAAAGAACTAGAGACACAAGTCAAG gCACTATCGGAAACACGTTCAAAGTGTACGTGCTCGCCTAAATAG